Proteins encoded within one genomic window of Brassica rapa cultivar Chiifu-401-42 chromosome A09, CAAS_Brap_v3.01, whole genome shotgun sequence:
- the LOC103837311 gene encoding 30S ribosomal protein S1, chloroplastic — protein sequence MASLSQHFTGLRCSPLSSSSRLTRRAAKNFPQNKSSSVSPTIVAAVAMSSGQTRERLELKKMFEDAYERCRTAPMEGVAFTVDDFAAAIEQYDFNSEIGTRVKGTVFKTDANGALVDISAKSSAYLSVEQACIHRIKHVEEAGIVPGMVEEFVIIGENESDDSLLLSLRMIQYELAWERCRQLQAEDVVVKAKVIGANKGGLVAMVEGLRGFVPFSQISSKAAAEELLEKEIPLKFVEVDEEQTKLVLSNRKAVADSQAQLGIGSVVLGVVQSLKPYGAFIDIGGINGLLHVSQISHDRVSDIATVLQPGDTLKVMILSHDRDRGRVSLSTKKLEPTPGDMIRNPKLVFEKAEEMAQTFRQRIAQAEAMARADMLRFQPESGLTLSSEGILGPLGSDLPDDGVDLTVGDIPPAVDL from the exons ATGGCGTCTTTGTCTCAGCATTTCACGGGTCTGAGATGTTCTCCGCTCTCTTCATCCTCTAGGCTAACGAGAAGAGCCGCCAAGAACTTCCCGCAGAACAAATCCTCCTCCGTTTCTCCGACGATCGTCGCAGCGGTTGCGATGTCAAGCGGGCAGACGAGAGAGAGGCTCGAGCTTAAGAAGATGTTCGAAGACGCTTACGAGCGGTGCAGGACTGCTCCCATGGAAGGCGTCGCTTTCACCGTCGACGATTTCGCAGCCGCTATCGAGCAATACGACTTCAATTCCGAAATCGGCACTAGg GTGAAAGGAACTGTGTTCAAGACCGATGCAAACGGTGCATTAGTCGACATTTCTGCGAAATCGTCGGCTTACTTGTCGGTTGAGCAGGCTTGCATTCACAGAATCAAGCATGTGGAGGAAGCTGGTATAGTTCCCGGTATGGTGGAGGAGTTTGTCATCATTGGTGAGAACGAGAGTGACGACAGTTTGCTATTGAGCTTAAGGATGATTCAGTACGAACTCGCGTGGGAACGATGCAGGCAGCTTCAGGCTGAGGATGTTGTTGTTAAAGCTAAG GTTATTGGTGCTAACAAAGGTGGATTGGTGGCTATGGTGGAGGGTCTTCGTGGGTTTGTGCCGTTTTCGCAGATCTCATCG AAAGCAGCAGCTGAAGAGCTACTTGAGAAAGAGATACCTCTCAAGTTTGTGGAGGTTGATGAGGAACAAACAAAGCTTGTCCTCAGCAACCGTAAAGCTGTAGCGGACAGCCAAGCTCAGCTTGGAATCGGATCTGTGGTTCTCGGAGTTGTTCAGAGCTTGAAACCGTATGGTGCATTCATTGACATTGGCGGAATCAATGGCCTTCTACATGTCAGTCAGATCAGTCATGACCGTGTTTCAGATATCGCTACTGTTCTTCAGCCTGGTGACACTCTTaag GTTATGATACTGAGTCATGACCGTGACAGAGGAAGAGTAAGTCTCTCCACAAAGAAGCTGGAGCCAACTCCTGGTGATATGATTCGTAACCCTAAACTTGTTTTCGAGAAG GCTGAGGAGATGGCTCAGACGTTCAGACAGAGAATCGCCCAAGCAGAAGCTATGGCCCGTGCAGACATGCTTCGCTTCCAACCTGAG AGTGGACTGACGCTGAGTTCTGA
- the LOC103837313 gene encoding uncharacterized protein LOC103837313 yields MKDFPSCFGENGVQVADSSSSNSGKNAQNLVTCIYQFRIRGRTCLITVTWAKTLMGQSVTVGVDDSCNQSLCKVEIKPWLFTKRKGSKSLEVYSCSIDVVWDLASAKFGSGPEALGGFYVGVVVDKEMVLLLGDMKKEAFKKTNASPSSRGAVFIAKKEHVFGKREFATKAQLCSDGVKVHDLVIECDTSVTDPCLVVRVDGKTLLQVKRLKWKFRGNDTIVVNRMAVEVLWDVHSWLFGMPSSAGNAVFMFRTCQSSSDKSLSFSQDVMTTTTTNSKSQSSGFSLILYAWKNE; encoded by the coding sequence ATGAAGGATTTTCCTTCTTGCTTTGGTGAAAATGGAGTCCAAGTTGCGGATTCGTCGTCTTCAAACTCCGGGAAGAACGCTCAGAATCTGGTTACTTGCATCTACCAGTTCCGTATTCGAGGAAGGACTTGTTTGATCACTGTGACGTGGGCCAAGACTCTGATGGGTCAGAGTGTGACCGTTGGTGTTGATGATTCTTGTAACCAGAGTCTTTGTAAAGTCGAGATTAAGCCCTGGCTGTTCACTAAACGTAAAGGGTCTAAGAGCTTAGAGGTTTATTCGTGTAGTATCGATGTTGTTTGGGATCTGGCGTCTGCGAAGTTTGGTTCAGGACCTGAAGCTTTGGGAGGATTCTATGTGGGCGTTGTTGTAGACAAGGAGATGGTTCTGCTTCTCGGTGATATGAAGAAAGAAGCTTTCAAGAAGACGAACGCTTCGCCTTCCTCTCGAGGTGCGGTGTTCATCGCCAAGAAAGAGCATGTCTTTGGTAAGAGAGAGTTTGCGACAAAGGCTCAGCTTTGTTCAGATGGGGTTAAAGTACATGATCTTGTGATTGAGTGTGACACTAGCGTCACTGATCCTTGTCTCGTTGTTCGTGTGGATGGGAAGACGTTGTTGCAGGTGAAGCGTCTTAAGTGGAAGTTTCGTGGGAACGATACGATAGTTGTTAATAGAATGGCTGTGGAAGTTCTGTGGGATGTTCATAGTTGGTTATTTGGGATGCCTTCTTCAGCGGGAAACGCGGTGTTTATGTTCAGGACTTGTCAATCTTCTTCGGATAAGAGCTTGTCTTTCTCACAGGACGTcatgacaacaacaacaacaaactccAAGTCTCAAAGTTCTGGTTTTTCGTTGATTCTGTATGCTTGGAAGAACGAGTAG